A single Ignavibacteriales bacterium DNA region contains:
- a CDS encoding methylmalonyl-CoA mutase family protein: MAQADETVLKVQKAYQEWEQNSYQKITAKSPERQTPITTVSFTPVKPLYTPADANPDYEEKLGFPGHYPFTRGVYPSMYRSRFWTMRQYAGFGTAKESNERYKFLLGQGQAGLSVAFDLPTQIGYDSDDPICHGEVGKVGVAIDTLADMEILFNEIPLDKISTSMTINASASVLLAMYIAVAEKQGVPKTKISGTIQNDILKEYIARGTYIYPPKPSMRLITNIFEYCSKEVPKWNTISISGYHIREAGSTAAQEVGFTIANGIEYVKAALAAGMDIDEFAGRLSFFFNAHNDLLEEVAKYRAARRLWARIMKERFGAKDEKSMMLRFHSQTAGSTLTAQQVDNNIVRVTIQTLAAVMGGTQSLHTNSKDEALALPTEQSVQIALRTQQIVAYESGVANTADPLAGSYYVEAMTDQIEAEAVRYLETIDSMGGVVPAIEAGYIQGEIQKAAYKTEMEIESGRQIIVGQNKFKVKEEPPKNLLKIDMKVQDEQTKFLQTIRAQRNNEDVQKALAALKAGAEGDANLMPLILDAVRVYASVGEICNTMRGVFGEYKESVFI; this comes from the coding sequence ATGGCTCAGGCAGATGAAACGGTATTAAAAGTTCAGAAAGCGTATCAGGAGTGGGAGCAGAACTCCTATCAGAAGATAACGGCAAAAAGTCCTGAACGTCAGACCCCCATTACTACCGTTTCTTTCACTCCCGTAAAGCCCCTTTATACTCCGGCTGACGCAAATCCGGATTATGAAGAAAAACTCGGCTTTCCGGGGCATTATCCTTTTACCCGCGGCGTCTATCCCTCCATGTACCGCTCCCGGTTCTGGACCATGCGCCAGTATGCCGGATTTGGAACGGCAAAAGAGTCCAATGAGCGATATAAATTCCTCCTCGGTCAGGGGCAGGCCGGGCTCTCCGTAGCTTTTGACCTCCCGACCCAGATTGGCTACGACAGTGATGACCCCATCTGTCACGGAGAAGTGGGCAAAGTCGGAGTTGCGATTGACACCCTTGCCGATATGGAAATCCTCTTTAATGAAATCCCGCTTGATAAAATCTCCACCTCCATGACCATTAACGCTTCCGCTTCGGTATTGCTTGCGATGTATATTGCCGTTGCCGAAAAGCAGGGAGTGCCAAAGACCAAAATAAGCGGAACCATTCAGAATGATATTCTAAAGGAATACATAGCGCGCGGAACGTATATATATCCCCCTAAGCCCTCCATGCGGCTGATCACCAATATTTTTGAATACTGCTCGAAAGAAGTTCCTAAATGGAACACGATCTCAATCTCCGGTTACCACATCCGTGAAGCCGGTTCCACAGCAGCGCAGGAAGTGGGCTTTACCATTGCAAACGGCATAGAATACGTTAAAGCTGCTCTTGCTGCCGGAATGGATATAGATGAGTTTGCCGGGCGCCTTTCCTTCTTCTTTAACGCGCATAACGATCTGCTTGAAGAGGTAGCCAAATACCGTGCGGCAAGAAGATTATGGGCGCGTATTATGAAGGAACGGTTTGGCGCGAAGGATGAGAAATCCATGATGCTCCGTTTTCACTCGCAGACTGCCGGCTCAACGCTCACCGCTCAGCAGGTTGACAATAACATCGTACGTGTTACAATTCAAACACTCGCAGCCGTAATGGGGGGAACCCAGAGTCTGCATACCAATTCAAAGGATGAAGCACTCGCGCTGCCGACAGAGCAGTCTGTGCAGATCGCGCTCCGCACGCAGCAGATTGTTGCTTATGAGAGCGGTGTCGCAAATACGGCAGATCCTCTCGCCGGTTCCTACTATGTGGAAGCAATGACCGACCAGATAGAAGCCGAGGCGGTCCGTTATCTTGAAACGATTGATTCCATGGGAGGCGTTGTGCCCGCGATCGAAGCAGGATATATACAGGGGGAAATTCAGAAAGCAGCTTATAAAACTGAGATGGAAATTGAATCAGGCAGGCAGATAATCGTCGGGCAGAATAAATTCAAAGTAAAGGAAGAACCGCCAAAGAATCTGCTGAAAATTGACATGAAAGTGCAGGATGAGCAGACAAAATTCCTGCAGACCATACGCGCTCAGAGAAATAACGAAGATGTGCAGAAGGCGCTTGCCGCGCTTAAAGCCGGAGCGGAAGGGGATGCCAACCTGATGCCGCTTATCCTTGACGCTGTCAGGGTGTATGCCAGTGTGGGTGAAATCTGCAACACGATGCGCGGGGTCTTTGGCGAGTATAAGGAATCAGTTTTTATCTAA
- a CDS encoding isoprenylcysteine carboxylmethyltransferase family protein: MDPINIIIGINILALFGANLDGARRGLKSSVAEVKEKPKSWLQKNPPALAALILFAQILGVFSIGNLVAPEGSEALRYSGLAVYLIFSWFQIYALRSLGKFYSQDIVILKKHELVTTGAYRFIRHPHYLGQLIADIGCGLALFNIPVLLLVLPETVMLIMRAQKEESMIKKHFPDQFAAYRKKSGFMIPFIG, from the coding sequence ATGGACCCGATTAATATTATCATAGGAATTAACATACTTGCCCTGTTTGGCGCAAACTTAGACGGAGCAAGAAGAGGGCTGAAAAGCTCGGTAGCCGAGGTGAAAGAAAAACCGAAATCCTGGCTGCAAAAGAATCCCCCTGCCCTTGCCGCCCTGATTTTGTTTGCCCAGATTCTGGGTGTCTTCAGCATCGGTAACCTTGTGGCTCCCGAGGGCTCCGAAGCGCTCCGCTATTCCGGGCTGGCCGTCTATCTCATCTTTTCATGGTTTCAGATTTATGCCCTCCGCTCCCTGGGAAAGTTCTACTCTCAGGATATTGTCATCCTGAAAAAACATGAACTGGTTACCACAGGCGCCTACCGGTTTATCCGTCATCCCCACTATCTCGGTCAGCTAATTGCTGATATCGGATGCGGACTCGCGCTGTTTAATATTCCCGTTCTTCTGCTTGTTCTGCCGGAAACAGTTATGCTCATCATGCGGGCGCAGAAGGAGGAGTCGATGATAAAAAAACATTTTCCTGATCAGTTTGCCGCTTACCGCAAAAAATCCGGTTTCATGATTCCCTTTATCGGATAA
- a CDS encoding N-acetylmuramoyl-L-alanine amidase: protein MKQFLILFLFLLAADYALPQNYQTVEIKFGLEKKSVRAAERRGALYISVRDFASKFKVGHYYSTTNKKSELKFKEAVIKFTAKNPFVVITQTGTKVPAVYQMPLSALFYDEDIFVESESFRKYIGKAQLKMLSYTGKPVPVQEPEVKTTTTGTPPSAGSPVRFNYSQRANGSVLRIGTESEFGSFRHSLKGKVLTITLDKTTGISQGIRQSYNDGILDSISVSNISGGIQMRLQTGKSFDAYDIIKNSNKSLTVSFRKKEDAVSPSDLSGKKEKWKFDVVVIDPGHGGKDIGATGVGRTIEKEINLAIGLKLGSMINKYLPDVKVVYTRKTDTFVELHKRGKIANDAGGKLFISIHCNSVAGKKRAPNGTEVYLLRPGKTQDAIEIAEIENSVISYEEDPKKYKELNDENFILVSMAHASYMKYSEKFAELVDINFRNKLEINSRGVKQAGFYVLVGAAMPGVLVETGFVSNERDAAYIRSERGQNAIASSILDAVKAFKVYYEKQMKEE from the coding sequence ATGAAGCAGTTTCTGATTCTTTTCCTGTTTCTTCTTGCGGCGGATTATGCACTGCCGCAGAATTATCAGACCGTGGAAATAAAATTCGGGCTGGAGAAAAAAAGCGTCCGGGCAGCCGAACGGAGAGGAGCGCTGTATATATCGGTGCGCGATTTTGCCTCAAAGTTCAAAGTCGGGCATTATTACTCAACCACGAATAAGAAATCGGAACTGAAGTTTAAGGAAGCGGTTATCAAATTTACCGCCAAGAATCCGTTTGTGGTTATCACGCAGACCGGTACTAAGGTCCCCGCGGTTTATCAGATGCCATTGTCAGCGCTGTTTTATGATGAAGATATATTCGTGGAGTCGGAATCATTCCGCAAATATATCGGCAAGGCGCAGTTAAAGATGCTGAGCTATACCGGCAAACCAGTCCCCGTGCAGGAACCGGAAGTTAAAACTACTACGACAGGAACACCCCCCTCCGCCGGTTCACCCGTACGGTTTAATTACTCGCAGCGCGCTAACGGCTCTGTGCTGAGAATCGGGACGGAGAGTGAATTCGGTTCATTCCGCCACTCCCTTAAGGGAAAAGTCCTGACCATCACACTTGATAAAACCACTGGCATCAGCCAGGGTATAAGACAGAGTTACAATGACGGCATTCTGGACAGTATATCCGTTTCGAATATATCCGGCGGCATACAGATGCGGCTGCAGACGGGAAAATCATTTGATGCCTATGATATTATCAAAAACAGCAATAAATCACTCACAGTCTCCTTCCGCAAAAAAGAAGACGCAGTTTCGCCTTCAGACCTGAGCGGTAAAAAGGAAAAATGGAAATTTGATGTGGTGGTGATAGACCCAGGTCACGGAGGCAAGGATATAGGGGCAACCGGAGTGGGAAGAACCATCGAGAAGGAAATCAATCTCGCCATCGGGCTGAAGCTCGGCAGCATGATAAACAAATACCTGCCGGACGTTAAAGTAGTATATACCCGCAAGACAGATACCTTTGTTGAGCTTCACAAACGGGGGAAGATCGCCAACGATGCCGGAGGAAAACTGTTCATCTCCATCCATTGCAACTCCGTCGCGGGAAAGAAACGGGCTCCTAACGGAACCGAAGTATATCTGCTCCGCCCCGGCAAAACGCAGGATGCAATAGAAATAGCCGAGATTGAAAACAGTGTAATTTCCTATGAAGAAGACCCTAAAAAGTATAAAGAGCTTAACGATGAGAATTTCATTCTCGTAAGCATGGCGCATGCCTCATATATGAAATACTCGGAAAAATTTGCTGAATTAGTTGATATCAATTTCCGCAACAAACTGGAAATCAACAGCCGCGGAGTAAAGCAGGCGGGGTTTTATGTACTTGTCGGAGCTGCCATGCCGGGAGTGCTGGTTGAAACCGGTTTCGTAAGCAACGAACGGGACGCTGCCTACATCCGCAGCGAACGGGGCCAGAACGCCATCGCCTCCTCCATCCTCGATGCAGTAAAAGCCTTCAAAGTCTATTACGAAAAACAGATGAAAGAAGAGTAA
- a CDS encoding cytochrome c — MTKTQIWSTIFLVLFIALFFLHKATKEEPEVKPAMGENYEETQSGSGPGPEFSAQEAVVNWGCNTCHGQDLRGTQMAPTLYGLSEFYDRDRLTNYLRNPNSFMDSERFKEFKAKYKNIVMPAYNNKDIKELGKVADYLLGLQ, encoded by the coding sequence ATGACAAAAACACAGATCTGGTCAACCATATTTTTAGTTTTATTTATAGCACTTTTTTTCCTTCACAAGGCAACCAAGGAAGAACCGGAAGTAAAGCCTGCCATGGGTGAAAATTATGAAGAAACCCAGTCCGGTTCCGGTCCGGGTCCGGAGTTTTCCGCTCAGGAAGCAGTGGTTAACTGGGGCTGCAATACCTGCCACGGTCAGGACCTCCGCGGTACTCAGATGGCCCCGACTCTTTACGGTCTCAGTGAGTTTTATGACCGCGACCGCCTAACCAACTATCTTAGAAATCCCAATTCTTTCATGGACTCCGAGCGTTTTAAGGAGTTCAAGGCGAAGTATAAGAATATTGTTATGCCGGCTTATAATAATAAAGATATCAAAGAGCTCGGCAAGGTAGCCGACTACCTCCTCGGTCTGCAATAA
- a CDS encoding cation:proton antiporter — protein MEKFSIIRELVIILLFSIPIIALFRRINLSPIIGFLFTGILIGPHLLGFIKTTSTIEVISEIGIILLMFSIGVEFSVRQLMQMWRTLIITGGAQVVLTILAGWGVSLLTGLPFRESLFIGVLISLSSTAVVLKLLSDKNELGTPHGKAAVGILIFQDLAIVPLMILVQLLSSDAALSGTAISAKILLSFGGIAGILYISGKVMPAVLKWLASVRIREAFTAGTILMILGTAYISEEIGLTFSIGAFLAGIIISESDYSHQIVSEILPLKDLFNSIFFVSIGLLLNVAFLIDNIILVTSAFAALVVIKTGIIFLILLTQHYRPTTAIITGLSLAQIGEFSFIIAQTGIKGGLLSAEMNDTFLAVSIFSLFFTPIIMSTSTRVAGRFETFSGELSETAEPGMKDHVIIAGFGLNGRTVARVLKDTGIRYQVVEYNPDIVQYHRNLGENIMYGDITRKEILLHAGAAQARVMVFAISDEKATIAALQLAREINHDIYTIVRTRYVRQVEIFRSLGASEVIPDELETSLMIFSRVLRKYRFPTNLIMRQLSILRSHSYQYLLTKPDDIAILDHVQRVLAEGLTETIYIESGNPNIGKTLKDLNIRALTGATVISVIRTGKIISAPQGTEVVTEDDQWLITGNHNQVDEAVKLLTGNGDNE, from the coding sequence ATGGAAAAGTTCAGTATTATCAGAGAACTGGTCATTATCCTGCTTTTTTCCATCCCCATCATCGCACTTTTCCGGCGGATAAATCTTTCTCCCATTATCGGATTTCTCTTTACCGGCATACTGATCGGCCCCCATCTTCTCGGATTCATTAAAACCACTTCTACTATCGAGGTTATCTCCGAAATCGGCATCATTTTGCTGATGTTCAGCATAGGAGTGGAGTTTTCCGTAAGGCAGCTGATGCAGATGTGGCGCACACTGATTATCACCGGAGGAGCGCAGGTAGTCCTTACCATTCTGGCCGGATGGGGAGTAAGTCTGCTGACCGGCCTGCCGTTCAGAGAGTCACTTTTCATCGGTGTTCTGATTTCCCTATCAAGCACCGCGGTAGTACTTAAACTGCTTTCCGATAAAAATGAACTAGGAACCCCTCACGGCAAAGCAGCAGTGGGCATTCTTATCTTTCAGGATCTGGCAATTGTTCCGCTGATGATTCTGGTGCAGCTTCTCAGTTCGGATGCTGCCCTGAGCGGCACTGCTATATCAGCAAAGATTCTTCTCTCCTTCGGAGGCATTGCGGGAATTCTCTATATATCAGGCAAAGTAATGCCCGCGGTTCTGAAATGGCTAGCATCAGTAAGAATACGGGAAGCTTTCACTGCCGGAACCATTCTTATGATACTCGGCACGGCGTATATATCGGAAGAAATCGGCCTTACGTTTTCCATCGGCGCGTTTCTGGCCGGCATTATCATCTCGGAGTCTGATTACAGCCATCAGATTGTCTCTGAAATTCTGCCGCTTAAAGACCTTTTTAATTCAATCTTTTTTGTTTCCATCGGTCTGCTGCTTAATGTTGCTTTCCTGATAGATAATATCATCCTTGTCACTTCTGCGTTTGCTGCTCTGGTAGTTATTAAAACCGGCATCATTTTTCTTATTCTTCTCACACAGCACTACCGTCCAACCACAGCAATTATAACCGGACTATCACTGGCGCAAATTGGTGAATTTTCCTTCATCATAGCGCAGACAGGTATTAAAGGAGGACTACTCTCAGCGGAGATGAACGATACGTTTCTGGCTGTTTCCATCTTTTCTCTCTTCTTCACTCCGATAATCATGAGCACTTCCACACGGGTTGCCGGCAGGTTTGAAACATTCAGCGGTGAGCTTTCAGAAACCGCTGAGCCTGGGATGAAGGATCACGTCATCATTGCGGGATTCGGACTTAACGGAAGAACGGTTGCACGTGTGCTCAAAGATACCGGAATCAGGTATCAGGTGGTGGAATATAATCCGGATATCGTGCAGTATCACCGCAATCTCGGTGAAAATATTATGTACGGAGATATTACAAGAAAGGAAATTCTGCTTCACGCGGGAGCCGCGCAGGCACGGGTGATGGTCTTTGCCATATCAGATGAAAAAGCCACTATCGCCGCGTTGCAGCTCGCAAGGGAGATCAATCATGATATATATACGATAGTTCGGACCCGGTATGTCAGGCAGGTTGAGATTTTCCGCAGTCTGGGAGCATCCGAAGTGATACCCGATGAACTGGAAACCTCGCTGATGATCTTCAGCCGGGTGCTCAGAAAATACCGGTTCCCGACCAATCTGATTATGCGTCAGCTCAGCATACTCCGCAGCCACTCATACCAGTATCTGCTCACCAAACCGGATGACATTGCCATTCTTGATCATGTGCAGCGCGTTCTGGCTGAGGGACTCACCGAAACGATATATATTGAGTCAGGCAATCCGAATATCGGCAAAACCCTTAAAGACCTGAATATCCGCGCTCTGACCGGAGCAACCGTAATTTCCGTTATCCGCACAGGCAAAATCATTTCTGCCCCGCAGGGAACTGAAGTGGTCACTGAAGATGACCAGTGGCTGATTACCGGAAACCACAATCAGGTGGATGAAGCGGTAAAACTGCTCACCGGAAACGGGGATAATGAATAA
- a CDS encoding ATP-binding protein: MITRKLASDIRKGLEIFPAVGILGTRQAGKTTLALHMMKEYPESVHLDLELPSDNLKVDNAEFYLQSVSDRLVIIDEIQRRPELFPLLRAVIDRNRRPGRFLILGSSSPHLIKQSSESLAGRIINYELTPLTYDEVSDKGDNLMRHFLRGGYPESFLAKDDESSLQWRTAFILTLLEKDLQEFGIGLPVSLVRRFWTMLARSQGGLWNSASFASALGISAPTVRKYADILQDAYLVRILMPYYENIGKRLVKSPKVYIRDSGLLLALLQTGTLEQLLGNSLLGHIWEGYVIEQILSTLPAGCSGYFYRTTGGAEIDLVITRAEKPVIGIEIKFSSSPAVSKGFFQGMDDLGCKTGMVIYPGKDTVQIKENVFVVPLAKAGDLIKEYV, encoded by the coding sequence ATGATTACAAGAAAATTAGCATCAGACATCAGAAAGGGACTGGAGATTTTTCCGGCCGTGGGAATTCTTGGCACCCGTCAGGCAGGGAAAACGACTCTTGCGCTTCATATGATGAAAGAGTATCCTGAGTCAGTGCATCTTGACCTTGAACTTCCTTCCGATAATCTGAAAGTTGATAACGCGGAGTTTTATCTGCAGTCTGTGTCTGATCGTCTTGTTATTATTGATGAGATACAGAGGCGTCCTGAGTTATTTCCCCTTCTGAGAGCTGTAATTGACAGGAACCGGCGGCCCGGCAGGTTTCTCATCCTGGGTTCATCTTCTCCTCATCTGATTAAACAGTCCTCGGAGTCTCTTGCAGGACGGATTATAAATTATGAACTGACTCCGCTTACTTATGATGAGGTTTCAGACAAAGGGGATAATCTCATGAGACATTTTCTCAGAGGGGGATATCCGGAGAGTTTTCTTGCAAAGGATGATGAGAGCAGTCTGCAGTGGAGGACAGCATTTATTCTGACACTGCTTGAGAAAGATTTGCAGGAGTTCGGTATCGGACTTCCGGTATCACTGGTTAGGAGGTTCTGGACTATGCTTGCCCGATCACAGGGGGGGCTGTGGAATTCAGCATCATTCGCCTCCGCGCTTGGTATATCTGCGCCTACGGTGAGAAAATATGCGGATATACTGCAGGATGCGTATCTGGTAAGAATTCTGATGCCGTATTATGAGAATATCGGCAAGCGGCTGGTAAAATCACCTAAGGTATATATACGGGACTCCGGACTGCTGCTTGCGCTTCTGCAGACCGGAACGCTTGAGCAGCTGCTGGGGAACTCCCTGCTTGGGCATATCTGGGAGGGTTATGTGATCGAGCAGATTCTTTCCACGCTGCCTGCAGGATGCAGCGGGTATTTTTACCGGACAACAGGCGGGGCTGAGATTGATCTGGTAATTACAAGGGCGGAAAAACCGGTTATCGGAATCGAAATAAAATTTTCCTCCTCTCCGGCGGTATCAAAAGGATTTTTCCAGGGGATGGATGATCTTGGGTGTAAGACCGGAATGGTGATATATCCGGGTAAAGATACGGTTCAAATTAAGGAAAATGTTTTTGTGGTGCCACTGGCTAAAGCGGGGGATTTGATAAAAGAATATGTATAG
- a CDS encoding WYL domain-containing transcriptional regulator, which translates to MSDLAKKISRRAEILSFAMDPDKKNLKSVPALCDYYGVEPVTINRSLRELRDEGIQISARKKLGVKYYSGLDEEKAKKLIIEYASFNLPAPSVVKATNLLVKRHGVEGLRHFVFLAHCLEERYCVKFLYEKKAGDETERTVEPTALYVNDGQWRLSAKENGRTKQFLLDKIRNVECTTLPAISQRQSPENLLKEAWGSWVSSLRFTVRIRFDKERAQYIKTRLFIENQKIEEQPDGSVIFSATVNDLNEIATWILGWGRGCEVLNPLQLRELVIHLAEETLENYRDKKPPKQAKNK; encoded by the coding sequence TTGTCTGATCTTGCGAAGAAAATAAGCCGTCGTGCTGAAATACTCAGTTTTGCCATGGACCCTGATAAGAAGAACCTGAAATCAGTTCCGGCGCTTTGTGATTATTACGGGGTTGAACCGGTCACCATTAACCGGTCCCTGAGAGAGCTTAGGGATGAGGGGATACAAATAAGCGCCAGGAAAAAGCTTGGCGTGAAATACTATTCGGGACTTGATGAAGAAAAAGCAAAAAAACTTATCATCGAATATGCCTCATTTAACCTTCCTGCTCCCTCGGTGGTAAAGGCAACAAATCTTCTGGTTAAGCGCCACGGCGTTGAGGGACTGCGCCATTTTGTTTTTCTGGCACACTGCCTTGAGGAGCGTTACTGTGTAAAGTTTCTCTATGAAAAGAAAGCGGGGGATGAAACCGAACGAACGGTTGAACCAACCGCGCTTTATGTTAATGATGGCCAGTGGCGGCTTTCAGCAAAGGAAAACGGAAGAACCAAGCAGTTTCTTCTGGACAAAATCAGAAATGTGGAGTGCACCACGCTGCCGGCAATTTCTCAGAGGCAGTCTCCTGAAAATCTGCTAAAAGAAGCATGGGGCAGCTGGGTGAGCAGTCTCAGGTTCACCGTGAGAATCCGTTTTGACAAAGAGCGTGCTCAGTATATTAAAACGAGGTTGTTTATCGAAAACCAGAAGATTGAAGAACAGCCGGACGGCTCAGTAATCTTCTCTGCCACGGTAAACGACCTGAACGAAATTGCCACCTGGATCTTGGGCTGGGGCAGGGGATGCGAAGTACTCAACCCGCTTCAGCTGAGGGAACTGGTTATCCACCTTGCCGAAGAAACCCTGGAAAACTACAGGGATAAAAAACCTCCAAAACAGGCTAAAAACAAATAG
- a CDS encoding DUF2256 domain-containing protein, which translates to MKKQHLPKKPCAHCGREFAWRKKWAKVWEEVKYCSDACRSARNKSPLQGVKGL; encoded by the coding sequence ATGAAAAAACAGCATCTTCCGAAGAAGCCGTGCGCACATTGCGGCCGTGAGTTTGCATGGAGAAAGAAATGGGCAAAAGTGTGGGAAGAGGTAAAATATTGCAGCGATGCCTGCCGCTCCGCCAGGAACAAATCCCCTCTGCAGGGTGTTAAAGGGCTATAA
- a CDS encoding redoxin domain-containing protein — MIKHNGKMHPLWMEQWLKAAALYNLLWGAWVVFFPSHFFLLAGLPLPQYIHIWQGVGMIVGVYGIGYGIAAYDPYRHWPIVLVGFLGKLFGPIGIIWFVLRGEMDPAFLYINITNDIIWLVPFGIMLYRAASYHQNSELEHEVSFNDSIRKVRTNTRLSLYEASKRFPLLVVFLRHSGCTFCRETAAELAGLQTPLRKSGKRLVIVSLMPHQKADEFLGSYGIYDYHHVSDPAGDLYRAFNLRRGSFLQLFGPKNWLRGFEAGLLKKHGIGMLDGDGFRMPGAFLLHNGKIVKQFRHSYAGEKVDYASFAEFTPEAARKRPSSARR, encoded by the coding sequence ATGATTAAACATAACGGAAAAATGCATCCCCTCTGGATGGAGCAGTGGCTTAAAGCTGCAGCTCTCTATAATCTTTTATGGGGCGCATGGGTGGTATTTTTTCCTTCCCATTTTTTTCTTCTGGCAGGTCTTCCCCTCCCGCAATATATACATATCTGGCAGGGAGTGGGGATGATTGTGGGTGTCTATGGCATCGGTTACGGCATTGCAGCGTATGACCCTTACCGCCACTGGCCCATTGTGCTGGTTGGTTTTCTCGGAAAACTTTTCGGACCCATCGGCATTATCTGGTTTGTCCTCCGCGGAGAAATGGATCCCGCATTCTTATATATAAACATCACCAATGATATCATCTGGCTTGTGCCGTTCGGCATCATGCTGTATCGTGCAGCCAGTTACCATCAGAACAGTGAACTGGAGCATGAAGTAAGTTTTAACGATTCAATCCGGAAAGTCCGTACCAATACCAGGCTTAGTCTCTATGAAGCATCAAAGCGCTTTCCCCTGCTGGTGGTTTTTCTGCGCCACTCCGGGTGCACCTTCTGCCGTGAAACAGCGGCTGAGTTAGCCGGACTTCAGACTCCCCTCCGTAAAAGCGGCAAACGGCTGGTGATTGTTTCCCTCATGCCTCATCAGAAAGCGGATGAGTTTTTAGGCAGTTACGGTATATACGACTACCATCATGTAAGCGATCCGGCCGGAGACCTTTACCGCGCGTTTAATCTGCGGCGCGGAAGCTTTCTGCAGTTATTCGGACCAAAAAACTGGCTGCGCGGTTTTGAAGCAGGCCTTCTTAAGAAACATGGCATTGGTATGCTTGACGGTGACGGCTTCAGAATGCCGGGCGCCTTCCTGCTTCACAACGGAAAAATCGTCAAGCAGTTCCGCCACTCCTACGCGGGTGAGAAGGTTGACTATGCCTCATTTGCGGAGTTCACTCCGGAAGCCGCACGGAAACGGCCCAGTTCGGCCAGAAGGTAG
- a CDS encoding DASH family cryptochrome, with translation MTDRAKKRILLWFRNDLRVHDNALLASLPAGAEAIPVYIFNPVQYRKTTYGFPKTGAFRKPFIEQGVTALKENLKKMGSSLIIQSGNPAEILSNIAGRTNADTLFFTKEHTAEELLEEDQVRKALPGLHIQSFEQRSLIHPSDLPFMLSQLPDVFTPFRKEAEKNLKIRQPLPVPYILPPLPAELQNYPDDYSALGEVEYSMTDDRGVMTFHGSEEAGLKRLNRYFFETKAIATYKKTRNGLLGADYSSKFSPWLATGALSPRLIYSELKRFEQEHGANESTYWLLFELLWRDYFRFVAMKYGSLIFQRQGIRGSGANLNINRKAFDLWAGAKTGEPFIDANMTELNTTGFMSNRGRQNAASYLINNLKGDWLAGAAYFESMLIDYDPCSNWGNWMYLAGVGNDPRENRVFNTARQVSMYDPQGKYISHWLGD, from the coding sequence GTGACTGACCGGGCTAAAAAACGGATTCTTCTCTGGTTCAGGAATGACCTCCGCGTTCATGATAACGCTCTGCTCGCCTCGTTGCCGGCCGGAGCAGAAGCAATACCTGTATATATATTTAATCCGGTGCAGTACCGGAAGACAACGTACGGCTTCCCTAAAACCGGCGCATTCAGAAAGCCGTTCATTGAACAGGGAGTAACGGCACTGAAGGAAAATCTGAAAAAGATGGGAAGCTCGCTGATCATTCAATCAGGGAATCCGGCGGAGATTCTCAGCAATATTGCCGGCCGCACCAATGCAGACACCCTGTTTTTTACCAAAGAACATACCGCTGAAGAACTGCTTGAAGAAGATCAGGTGCGTAAAGCGCTTCCCGGACTTCATATACAGTCTTTTGAACAGCGTTCGCTTATTCACCCATCAGATCTTCCTTTTATGCTTTCGCAGCTTCCGGATGTCTTTACACCCTTCCGCAAAGAAGCTGAAAAGAATCTGAAAATCCGTCAGCCGCTTCCGGTACCGTATATATTACCTCCGCTGCCCGCGGAGCTGCAGAACTATCCTGATGATTATTCCGCTCTTGGAGAGGTTGAATACAGCATGACAGATGACCGCGGCGTAATGACCTTTCACGGCTCAGAAGAAGCAGGGCTCAAACGGCTTAACCGCTATTTCTTTGAAACGAAAGCAATAGCTACATACAAGAAAACCAGAAACGGACTTCTCGGAGCAGATTACTCTTCCAAGTTTTCACCATGGCTTGCAACCGGCGCTCTTTCTCCGCGCCTGATCTATTCCGAACTGAAGCGGTTTGAGCAGGAGCATGGCGCAAATGAGTCAACCTACTGGCTTCTCTTCGAACTGCTCTGGCGGGACTACTTCCGCTTTGTTGCAATGAAATACGGCAGTCTCATATTTCAGAGGCAAGGCATCAGGGGCTCAGGCGCAAATCTGAACATTAACCGTAAAGCATTTGATCTTTGGGCAGGGGCAAAAACAGGCGAGCCATTTATTGACGCAAACATGACCGAACTGAATACCACCGGCTTTATGTCCAACCGGGGAAGGCAGAATGCGGCATCCTATCTGATCAACAATCTTAAAGGAGACTGGCTTGCCGGTGCCGCGTATTTTGAATCCATGCTGATTGACTATGATCCCTGCAGCAACTGGGGCAACTGGATGTACCTTGCCGGGGTGGGCAACGATCCCCGCGAAAACCGTGTGTTCAACACCGCGCGGCAGGTGAGCATGTATGATCCGCAGGGGAAGTATATATCGCACTGGCTCGGTGACTGA